The Staphylococcus carnosus genome has a segment encoding these proteins:
- the pbuX gene encoding xanthine permease PbuX yields the protein MKNFILSLQHLLAMYAGAILVPIIVGTSLKFTPEEIAYLVTVDIFMCGVATFLEANKITGTGLPIVLGCTFTAVAPMILIGQTKGLDVLYGSLFISGILVVLIAPVFSYVVKFFPPVVTGSVVTIIGINLMPVAMNYVAGGQGSKDYGDMKNIILGFATLLIILILQRFTRGFLKSIAILIGLIAGTALAGAFGIVDLNQVGTAHWFELPRPFRFAGFGFDLDATLVFFIVALVSLIESTGVYTALSKITGRTLERKDYRKGYTAEGLAIILGSIFNAFPYTAYSQNVGLVSLSGVKKNNVIYGMVILLLICGCIPKLGALANVIPLPVLGGAMIAMFGMVMAYGVSILGGIDFKNQNNLLIIAVSVGLGTGISAVPEAFKAMGEQFAWLTQNGIVLGAISAIILNFFFNGLKYQQNEENVK from the coding sequence ATGAAGAATTTCATTTTAAGTCTACAGCATTTACTTGCAATGTATGCAGGTGCTATACTTGTTCCAATTATCGTAGGGACTAGTCTTAAATTCACCCCAGAAGAAATTGCATACTTAGTTACAGTCGATATATTTATGTGCGGTGTCGCAACGTTTTTAGAAGCGAACAAAATCACGGGTACTGGTTTGCCGATTGTTTTAGGGTGTACCTTTACAGCTGTCGCTCCGATGATATTAATAGGGCAGACAAAAGGATTAGACGTGCTTTATGGGTCCTTATTTATTTCCGGGATTCTTGTTGTACTAATCGCTCCAGTCTTCTCTTATGTTGTGAAATTCTTCCCTCCTGTTGTGACAGGGAGTGTTGTGACGATTATCGGAATCAACTTGATGCCAGTCGCAATGAACTATGTTGCTGGAGGTCAAGGTTCTAAAGATTATGGAGATATGAAAAATATCATCTTAGGTTTTGCAACTTTGCTAATTATCTTAATCTTACAACGCTTTACACGAGGCTTTTTGAAATCTATCGCGATTTTAATTGGATTAATTGCCGGAACAGCTTTAGCAGGGGCATTTGGTATAGTAGATTTAAACCAAGTAGGCACAGCGCATTGGTTTGAACTACCAAGACCATTCCGTTTTGCTGGTTTTGGCTTTGACCTTGATGCAACACTTGTGTTCTTCATTGTTGCGTTAGTCAGCTTGATTGAATCAACAGGTGTTTATACAGCATTAAGTAAAATTACAGGGAGAACACTAGAACGTAAAGACTATCGCAAAGGTTACACTGCGGAAGGTCTTGCGATTATTTTAGGTTCTATCTTCAATGCATTTCCATACACTGCTTATTCGCAAAATGTCGGTTTGGTTTCTCTATCTGGCGTGAAAAAGAATAATGTCATCTATGGAATGGTCATACTTCTACTAATTTGCGGTTGTATTCCGAAATTAGGTGCTTTAGCGAATGTGATTCCATTACCAGTTCTTGGAGGCGCAATGATTGCGATGTTCGGTATGGTAATGGCATATGGTGTAAGTATTTTAGGCGGTATCGACTTTAAAAATCAAAATAATTTGTTGATTATCGCGGTGTCAGTGGGACTTGGAACAGGCATCAGTGCTGTCCCTGAAGCTTTTAAAGCAATGGGTGAACAGTTTGCTTGGTTAACACAAAATGGAATTGTACTAGGTGCAATTTCCGCAATTATTCTTAATTTCTTTTTTAACGGCTTAAAGTATCAACAAAATGAGGAAAATGTGAAATAA
- the guaA gene encoding glutamine-hydrolyzing GMP synthase, with product MEMAKEQEMILVLDFGSQYNQLITRRIREMGVYSELHDHEISIEEIKKMNPKGIILSGGPNSVYEEGSYTIDPEIYNLGVPVLGICYGMQLTTKLLGGKVERANEREYGKAIIHAKADELFFGLPEEQTVWMSHSDKVIEIPEGFESIADSPSTPYAAIEDKERRIYGVQFHPEVRHTEYGNDILRNFVRRICDCTGEWTMENFIDLEIEKIREQVGDRKVLCAMSGGVDSSVVAVLLHKAIGDQLTCIFVDHGLLRKGEGDMVMEQFGEGFNMNIIRVNAKDRFMDKLKGVSDPEQKRKIIGNEFVYVFDDEASKLEGVDFLAQGTLYTDVIESGTKTAQTIKSHHNVGGLPEDMQFELIEPINTLFKDEVRALGIELGIPEHLVWRQPFPGPGLGIRVLGEITEEKLEIVRESDAILREVIREEGLEREIWQYFTVLPGMRSVGVMGDYRTYDYTIGIRAVTSIDGMTSDFARIDWEVLQKISSRIVNEVDHVNRVVYDVTSKPPSTIEWE from the coding sequence ATGGAAATGGCGAAAGAACAAGAAATGATTCTTGTATTAGATTTTGGTAGCCAATATAACCAATTGATAACACGTCGTATTCGTGAAATGGGCGTATACAGTGAATTGCATGATCACGAAATTTCTATTGAAGAAATTAAAAAGATGAATCCAAAAGGTATCATCTTATCTGGTGGTCCGAACTCAGTATATGAAGAAGGCTCATACACAATCGACCCTGAAATTTATAATCTAGGCGTGCCTGTTCTTGGTATTTGCTACGGTATGCAATTAACGACTAAATTATTAGGCGGTAAAGTAGAACGTGCAAATGAAAGAGAATATGGTAAAGCTATCATCCATGCTAAAGCAGATGAATTATTCTTCGGATTACCTGAAGAACAAACAGTATGGATGAGCCATTCTGATAAAGTGATTGAAATTCCAGAAGGATTTGAATCAATTGCAGATAGTCCAAGTACGCCATATGCTGCAATTGAAGATAAAGAGCGTCGTATTTACGGCGTTCAATTCCATCCAGAAGTACGTCATACAGAATATGGTAACGATATTTTACGTAATTTCGTACGCCGTATCTGTGATTGTACTGGTGAATGGACTATGGAAAACTTCATCGATTTAGAAATCGAAAAAATTCGCGAACAAGTTGGAGACCGCAAAGTGTTATGTGCAATGAGCGGCGGTGTAGATTCATCAGTAGTTGCTGTATTATTGCATAAAGCGATCGGTGACCAATTGACTTGTATCTTTGTTGACCATGGTTTGCTTCGTAAAGGCGAAGGCGACATGGTAATGGAACAATTCGGTGAAGGTTTCAACATGAACATTATCCGTGTAAATGCGAAAGACCGTTTCATGGATAAATTAAAAGGTGTTTCTGACCCTGAACAAAAACGTAAAATTATTGGTAACGAATTTGTTTATGTATTTGATGATGAAGCATCTAAATTAGAAGGTGTAGACTTCCTTGCACAAGGTACGCTTTACACTGACGTTATCGAATCAGGTACAAAAACTGCACAAACAATCAAATCTCACCACAATGTTGGTGGATTACCTGAAGACATGCAGTTTGAATTAATCGAACCTATCAATACATTATTCAAAGATGAAGTGCGTGCTTTAGGTATTGAATTAGGTATTCCTGAACACTTAGTTTGGAGACAACCATTCCCAGGTCCAGGACTTGGTATCCGTGTACTAGGTGAAATTACTGAAGAAAAATTAGAAATCGTCCGCGAATCAGATGCGATTTTACGCGAAGTGATTCGTGAAGAAGGATTAGAACGTGAAATTTGGCAATACTTCACAGTATTACCAGGCATGCGTTCAGTAGGTGTAATGGGTGACTATCGTACTTATGATTATACGATTGGTATCCGTGCCGTAACTTCTATTGATGGAATGACAAGTGACTTTGCGCGTATCGACTGGGAAGTTTTACAAAAAATCTCAAGTCGTATTGTAAATGAAGTTGATCATGTAAACCGCGTTGTTTATGATGTAACTTCTAAGCCGCCAAGTACAATAGAATGGGAATAA
- a CDS encoding complement inhibitor SCIN family protein, which yields MNFKQFLLSGLAVALLGSAGASVFSNQAEAASYGAYEFRNYDITAKENLKNLLDASSYYKAMAKESGATLYQNKLNQAIYFAKKQQDASNDSQVVTAINRLSTVYNEVFQIHLQTEKGSSNVQSKKTELQNLIIKANGLLTESHHSMNQDEAQLKKSRTSTSCIEPSATRL from the coding sequence ATGAATTTTAAACAATTTTTACTCTCAGGATTAGCAGTAGCTTTACTTGGATCAGCAGGAGCAAGTGTATTTTCAAATCAAGCTGAAGCTGCTTCTTATGGCGCATATGAATTCCGTAACTACGATATAACAGCTAAAGAAAACTTAAAAAACTTACTTGACGCAAGTTCATATTATAAAGCAATGGCGAAAGAATCAGGGGCAACGCTTTACCAAAATAAATTAAATCAAGCGATTTACTTTGCTAAAAAACAACAAGATGCTTCAAATGATTCACAAGTTGTAACAGCGATTAACAGATTATCAACTGTCTATAACGAAGTATTCCAAATCCACTTACAAACTGAAAAAGGTAGTTCAAATGTTCAAAGTAAAAAGACAGAACTACAAAATTTAATTATTAAAGCAAACGGTTTGTTAACTGAAAGCCATCATTCAATGAATCAAGATGAAGCACAATTGAAAAAAAGTAGAACAAGCACAAGCTGTATTGAACCAAGCGCAACCAGGCTATGA
- a CDS encoding phosphoadenylyl-sulfate reductase, translated as MDSKITYTNFASNPFDSLNIFDETKGAYHVLKWAYDTYGDEIVYACSFGAEGIVLIDLISQVKPDARIVFLDTGLHFEETYDLINRVKAKYPELNIELKKPDLTVDEQAEHYGDNLWNRDPNQCCYIRKVKPLEEVLTGQTAWVSGLRREQSPTRANTDFLNKDERFQSIKVCPLIHWTWDNVWDYIKSNELPYNILHDQNYPSIGCAPCTSPVAAGGDSREGRWSNNMKTECGLHVGRKS; from the coding sequence TTGGATTCTAAAATCACCTATACAAACTTCGCCTCAAATCCTTTTGATTCGTTGAATATTTTCGATGAAACAAAGGGTGCGTATCATGTCTTGAAGTGGGCATACGATACTTACGGAGATGAAATTGTATATGCTTGCAGTTTCGGAGCTGAGGGCATCGTCTTGATTGATTTAATTTCACAAGTGAAACCTGATGCTAGAATTGTATTTCTCGATACAGGTCTGCATTTTGAAGAAACTTACGATTTGATCAATCGCGTTAAAGCAAAGTATCCAGAATTGAACATTGAATTAAAAAAACCAGACTTAACTGTAGACGAACAAGCAGAACATTATGGTGACAACCTTTGGAACAGAGATCCGAACCAATGTTGTTATATTCGTAAAGTGAAACCATTGGAAGAAGTATTAACAGGCCAGACAGCTTGGGTTTCAGGACTCAGAAGAGAGCAGTCGCCTACTCGAGCTAATACAGACTTCTTGAACAAAGATGAACGTTTTCAATCCATCAAAGTTTGTCCTTTGATTCATTGGACTTGGGATAACGTTTGGGACTACATTAAATCAAATGAACTACCGTACAATATACTTCATGATCAAAATTATCCGAGTATCGGATGTGCTCCATGTACTTCGCCAGTTGCAGCTGGAGGAGATTCGAGAGAGGGAAGATGGTCGAACAATATGAAGACAGAATGCGGACTGCATGTAGGCCGTAAGTCTTAA
- the guaB gene encoding IMP dehydrogenase, with product MWENKFAKESLTFDDVLLIPAESNVLPKEVDLSVELSDRIKLNIPVVSAGMDTVTESKMAIAMARQGGLGVVHKNMNIEDQADEVQKVKRSENGVISNPFFLTPDEKVYEAEALMGKYRISGVPIVDNKEDRNLVGILTNRDLRFIEDFSIKISDVMTKEDLITAPVGTTLDEAEAILQKHKIEKLPLTENGKLKGLITIKDIEKVHEYPFAAKDSLGRLLCAAAIGISKDTDIRAEKLVEAGVDALVIDTAHGHSQGVIDQVKHIKATYPEVTVIAGNVATGEATKALFEAGADVVKVGIGPGSICTTRIVAGVGVPQITAVYDCATEARKQGKAIIADGGIKFSGDIVKALAAGGHAVMLGSLLAGTEESPGETEIFQGRQYKTYRGMGSLGAMESGSNDRYFQEDKVPKKYVPEGIEGRIAYKGLLQDNIYQLMGGVRSGMGYTGSHNLKELREEAMFTRMGSAGLAESHPHNIQITKESPNYSR from the coding sequence ATGTGGGAAAATAAATTTGCTAAAGAATCTTTGACGTTCGATGATGTACTATTAATTCCAGCGGAGTCTAATGTATTACCAAAGGAAGTTGATTTAAGTGTTGAATTATCAGACAGAATCAAATTAAACATTCCAGTAGTCTCAGCAGGTATGGATACGGTTACTGAATCAAAAATGGCAATTGCAATGGCAAGACAAGGCGGTTTAGGTGTTGTTCATAAAAATATGAACATCGAAGACCAAGCGGACGAAGTACAAAAAGTAAAACGTTCAGAAAATGGTGTTATCTCTAATCCATTCTTCTTAACTCCTGATGAAAAAGTTTATGAAGCAGAAGCATTAATGGGTAAATACCGTATTTCTGGTGTGCCTATCGTAGATAACAAAGAAGATCGCAACTTAGTTGGTATTCTCACAAATCGTGACTTGCGTTTTATTGAAGATTTCTCAATTAAAATTTCAGATGTCATGACGAAAGAAGATTTAATCACAGCTCCAGTCGGAACAACTTTGGATGAAGCGGAAGCAATTTTACAAAAACATAAAATTGAAAAATTGCCTTTAACTGAAAACGGTAAATTAAAAGGGCTTATCACTATTAAAGATATTGAAAAAGTACATGAATATCCGTTTGCAGCGAAAGACTCATTAGGACGTTTATTATGTGCAGCAGCTATCGGTATTTCTAAAGATACTGATATCCGTGCTGAAAAATTAGTTGAAGCAGGCGTTGATGCATTAGTTATTGATACAGCACATGGTCATTCACAAGGTGTTATTGACCAAGTTAAACATATCAAAGCAACTTACCCTGAAGTTACAGTTATCGCAGGTAATGTCGCAACAGGTGAAGCAACTAAAGCTTTATTTGAAGCGGGTGCTGATGTTGTTAAAGTAGGTATCGGTCCTGGTTCAATTTGTACAACACGTATTGTAGCAGGTGTCGGTGTTCCTCAAATTACTGCAGTTTATGATTGTGCAACTGAAGCACGTAAACAAGGTAAAGCAATTATTGCTGATGGCGGAATTAAATTCTCTGGTGATATTGTTAAAGCATTAGCAGCTGGCGGACATGCAGTTATGTTAGGAAGCTTGCTTGCAGGTACTGAAGAAAGCCCAGGAGAAACTGAAATCTTCCAAGGCAGACAATATAAAACTTATCGCGGAATGGGTTCATTAGGCGCTATGGAAAGTGGTTCAAATGACCGTTACTTCCAAGAAGATAAAGTACCTAAAAAATATGTGCCAGAAGGTATTGAAGGCCGTATTGCTTATAAAGGTTTATTACAAGACAACATCTATCAATTGATGGGTGGCGTGAGAAGCGGAATGGGTTACACAGGATCTCACAACTTGAAAGAATTACGCGAAGAAGCAATGTTTACTCGTATGGGATCAGCTGGATTAGCAGAGAGCCATCCGCATAACATCCAAATCACAAAAGAATCACCAAACTACTCAAGATAA
- a CDS encoding NUDIX hydrolase gives MPPKHIISASCVVLNDENQILLIKSPLRGWEIPGGQIENGETIREGVIREVKEESGVDVELTEFCGVFQNTEHSIINNLFKGEYIGGQLTTSDESLEVGFFTYAEAMEKVTWGNFTERIRLCFSEKEKPFLISF, from the coding sequence ATGCCACCAAAACATATTATCTCTGCTTCATGTGTTGTATTAAACGACGAAAATCAAATTTTATTAATTAAAAGTCCATTGCGCGGTTGGGAAATTCCTGGCGGTCAAATTGAAAACGGTGAAACTATTCGAGAAGGCGTTATCCGAGAAGTCAAAGAAGAATCAGGTGTTGACGTCGAGTTGACTGAGTTCTGCGGTGTCTTTCAAAATACAGAACATTCTATTATTAATAACCTATTTAAAGGTGAATATATTGGCGGTCAATTAACAACAAGTGACGAAAGTTTAGAAGTCGGTTTCTTCACTTATGCAGAGGCAATGGAAAAAGTAACATGGGGAAACTTTACTGAACGTATACGTTTGTGTTTTTCTGAAAAAGAGAAACCTTTCTTAATTTCGTTTTGA
- the abc-f gene encoding ribosomal protection-like ABC-F family protein codes for MGRIEVDQIEYNIGPRQLFKIPHLSIQPHVRIGIVGKNGSGKSTLLKILSGILEPDFGHVNREGIIAHIPQFSQWTSHLSGGEMMRKYISEALEKKAEFLFADEPTTHLDVEGIKLLESEIKNFAGACLIISHDRTFLKQTCQTIWEISDQTVSVFNGGYDAYVQQKEDREKQAWEDYHQYEQKKKQLEQAIKNKQQRAQGATKVPKGIGAHEAANFKHHYQGKQKKLDQNAKTMQKRLDQLEVKHRPKSAESIQLSLPFADKLKNKPVIHADYFSKSIKDEVLWKDAYFYINGGDKIGLVGANGSGKSTLLKAIVEGEKNLNLSSSLRIGYLSQKLNELDEEKDILDFIKDHSEHEETLIRTVLARMHFRGDAVYKKIAVLSGGEKVKVALCQLILSPFNLLILDEPTNSLDIESIEALEQLLKDYTGTNIIVSHDHEFLANVTNKILYLANHQLKLFNEDYAHFVKTLEQPESTKDKTQLRNQLMLVENRISDILSRLSIAPSEELDAQFQAYLKEKRAILKELEE; via the coding sequence ATGGGAAGAATTGAAGTGGACCAAATTGAATACAACATCGGACCTCGCCAATTATTTAAAATACCGCATTTAAGCATACAGCCACATGTCCGTATTGGTATTGTAGGCAAGAATGGCAGCGGAAAATCAACATTGCTTAAAATTTTAAGCGGTATACTTGAACCAGATTTCGGTCATGTTAATCGCGAAGGCATCATCGCACACATCCCGCAATTTTCTCAATGGACAAGTCACTTGAGTGGCGGTGAAATGATGCGAAAGTACATTTCAGAAGCTTTAGAGAAAAAAGCAGAATTTTTATTTGCTGATGAACCTACTACGCATTTAGATGTTGAAGGTATAAAGTTATTAGAATCTGAAATCAAAAATTTTGCAGGTGCTTGTTTGATTATTTCGCATGATAGAACTTTCTTAAAACAAACTTGCCAAACGATATGGGAAATCAGTGACCAAACTGTATCTGTATTTAATGGCGGTTATGATGCTTATGTTCAGCAGAAAGAAGATAGAGAAAAACAAGCTTGGGAAGACTACCATCAATACGAGCAGAAGAAAAAACAATTAGAACAAGCGATTAAAAATAAACAGCAGCGTGCTCAAGGTGCCACTAAAGTACCTAAAGGCATCGGTGCACATGAAGCAGCGAATTTTAAACATCACTATCAGGGAAAACAGAAAAAATTAGATCAAAATGCAAAAACAATGCAGAAACGACTAGATCAACTTGAAGTGAAGCATCGTCCTAAAAGTGCTGAATCTATACAGTTAAGTTTGCCGTTTGCAGATAAACTAAAGAACAAGCCTGTTATTCATGCAGACTATTTTTCAAAATCTATCAAAGATGAAGTACTATGGAAAGATGCTTATTTTTATATAAATGGCGGCGATAAAATCGGATTAGTTGGAGCAAATGGCTCTGGCAAATCAACGTTATTAAAGGCAATTGTAGAAGGTGAAAAAAACCTGAACTTATCATCAAGTTTGCGAATTGGATATTTGAGCCAGAAATTAAATGAATTAGATGAAGAGAAAGATATTCTGGATTTTATCAAAGATCATAGTGAACATGAAGAAACTTTGATTCGTACCGTTTTAGCACGTATGCATTTTCGTGGTGATGCTGTATATAAAAAAATAGCAGTATTAAGCGGAGGAGAAAAAGTGAAAGTTGCTTTGTGCCAATTAATTTTAAGTCCTTTCAACTTATTGATATTAGATGAGCCCACTAATTCATTAGATATTGAGTCTATCGAAGCTTTAGAACAACTTTTAAAAGATTATACAGGTACAAACATCATTGTATCTCACGACCATGAATTTTTAGCGAACGTTACTAATAAGATTTTATATTTAGCCAACCACCAATTAAAACTGTTCAATGAAGACTATGCTCATTTTGTTAAAACATTAGAGCAACCTGAATCTACTAAAGATAAAACTCAATTACGTAATCAACTGATGTTAGTGGAGAATCGTATTTCAGATATTTTAAGCCGATTAAGTATCGCCCCATCTGAAGAGCTTGATGCACAGTTCCAAGCATATTTAAAAGAGAAACGTGCGATACTAAAAGAATTAGAAGAATGA
- a CDS encoding VOC family protein produces the protein MNFHQSSIKHVNRIELNVADIDRQTDFYHNILGLQVLKTAPTQTTLIIGEEDEIVLNKIENGRFAQMTEAGLFHIAILLDDVTDLGALIKHLFQHNIAISGGDHLVSEAIYFSDPEGNGIEVYIDRPADLWHWENEHVNMDTLPLDVSRILADSGNTEWTDMPKNAKIGHLHLKAYDLKASSQFYKQMGFQITSVLPKALFLSEQKYHHHIAINTWQSNQPLRNPEQTYGLTAFNIIDENKKSEVYTTLEGLKLTINE, from the coding sequence ATGAACTTCCACCAATCATCAATTAAACATGTTAACCGAATTGAATTAAATGTTGCTGATATAGACCGTCAAACTGATTTTTATCACAATATATTAGGTCTTCAAGTCCTTAAGACTGCTCCAACTCAAACAACTTTAATAATTGGAGAAGAAGATGAGATAGTCTTAAATAAAATTGAAAATGGACGATTTGCACAGATGACAGAAGCTGGATTATTCCATATTGCGATTTTATTAGATGATGTAACAGATTTAGGGGCACTGATTAAACACCTTTTTCAACATAATATTGCTATTTCTGGAGGTGACCACTTGGTAAGTGAGGCAATTTACTTTAGCGACCCAGAAGGAAATGGAATAGAGGTCTATATAGATCGACCAGCTGACTTATGGCATTGGGAGAATGAACACGTGAATATGGATACACTTCCTTTAGACGTATCTAGAATATTAGCAGATTCTGGAAATACAGAATGGACAGATATGCCTAAAAACGCAAAAATTGGACATTTACACTTGAAAGCATATGATTTAAAAGCTTCAAGTCAGTTCTATAAACAAATGGGATTTCAAATAACTTCTGTATTACCTAAAGCTTTGTTTCTTTCGGAACAAAAATATCATCATCATATAGCTATTAATACATGGCAGTCCAACCAACCTTTGCGTAATCCTGAACAGACATATGGATTAACAGCATTTAATATAATAGACGAAAACAAAAAATCAGAAGTATACACTACACTTGAAGGGTTGAAATTAACGATTAATGAATAA
- a CDS encoding DUF4334 domain-containing protein produces the protein MENQKLLHDLLNKKYTQPRIFEIFDSLATVDINDLWGFWKGSEIKTGHPMEGILSVTGWYGKRFVNSEQIDPLVFRTEKGKLFYVNPGLIPLELPIEKLPKKILSMTMKWFGFVVKTNKSRARVRRVKFRGKTSASMIYDQKAIIDVFRKINDDTLLGVMDIKDKHPEKYYFFVLQRVTEQSK, from the coding sequence ATGGAGAATCAAAAACTACTTCATGATTTGCTCAATAAAAAATATACACAACCGCGTATCTTTGAAATATTCGATAGCTTAGCGACAGTGGATATAAATGATTTATGGGGGTTTTGGAAGGGTTCGGAAATAAAAACAGGTCATCCTATGGAAGGTATTTTATCGGTTACAGGATGGTATGGGAAACGGTTTGTAAATTCGGAACAAATTGATCCGTTGGTCTTTCGAACTGAAAAAGGAAAACTGTTTTACGTCAATCCAGGTTTAATACCCCTAGAACTGCCAATTGAAAAACTTCCTAAAAAGATACTTTCAATGACTATGAAGTGGTTTGGGTTTGTTGTTAAAACAAATAAAAGCAGGGCAAGAGTGCGTCGAGTTAAGTTCCGGGGGAAAACAAGTGCTTCTATGATTTATGATCAAAAAGCAATTATAGATGTTTTTCGTAAAATCAATGATGATACACTGCTTGGTGTGATGGATATCAAAGATAAGCATCCAGAAAAATATTATTTTTTTGTACTGCAAAGAGTAACAGAACAAAGTAAATAA
- a CDS encoding DUF5776 domain-containing protein has translation MTKDLATIVPVYNKELFLDDTMNSINNLDIDKSEIEVIFVDDVSTDQSLEKLKAYENEYDYVKVVELEENTGSPSTPRNVGIDVLDSKYITFLDADDWLDAEGFPKLLQQALDTQNDILFGQSLRHKDRSIRKIARFSSYETASDLVPYEIDKIFRAVGPPGKIIKASIIKENDIKFEHMKYGVDKLFFTEVIGKAHSAGMNDAVVYHVNRYGANQSLIGETDIFEKTACNLEVLKKLFELDIPETARRNAISRIIEMDYLSRLFINKRFLKSEDKQLFYDAFAEMETVLDRHHLNIKDYLTEDKYEKVYQLLSQSNKERVVKLIKILIKGERAPRYVSNGLVHFLLPEELREVAPLTEDFFAVYGGTEEADGQFYEVIHLYKKMAAQISRVQLVKLKDEAAAIDVGYQVRGGKLRIPTKELEDADFNFNIQITYNHYRPCIVNMNLPSVSKQPALKRQHFKVEFKDKRFKDEKNQTKFVDTTKYYDENPGMVFSAQRFKVYEDVEFQKEAAREIEVGELFTVEDIQYTEKGTPRLVLKDGSFVTANKKFVTTIDDRLTEQYLVKVPRSVKVLKKCKAYNDRNFKDEAGSNFEEGDIVNIVKIVFSSNGTPRLKTDKGVYMTANRDFVKSIT, from the coding sequence GTGACTAAAGACTTAGCAACCATCGTTCCAGTTTACAATAAAGAATTATTTTTAGATGATACTATGAATTCAATTAATAACCTAGATATCGATAAATCTGAAATTGAAGTGATTTTTGTAGATGATGTCTCTACTGATCAATCTTTAGAAAAATTAAAAGCATACGAAAATGAATATGACTATGTAAAAGTAGTGGAACTAGAAGAAAATACAGGTAGTCCTTCAACTCCCCGCAATGTAGGAATAGATGTATTAGATAGTAAATACATCACTTTTTTAGATGCTGATGATTGGTTGGATGCAGAAGGATTTCCAAAATTACTGCAACAAGCATTGGACACACAAAACGATATTTTATTTGGTCAAAGTTTACGACATAAAGATCGTTCAATTAGAAAAATTGCGCGTTTTTCTTCTTACGAAACGGCCTCTGATCTTGTACCTTATGAGATTGATAAAATTTTCAGAGCAGTAGGCCCGCCTGGAAAAATTATTAAAGCATCCATCATTAAAGAGAATGACATTAAGTTTGAACACATGAAATATGGTGTGGATAAATTATTCTTTACAGAAGTGATAGGAAAGGCGCATTCAGCGGGTATGAATGATGCTGTTGTATATCATGTCAATCGATATGGAGCGAATCAATCGTTGATTGGCGAAACAGATATCTTTGAAAAAACAGCTTGTAATTTAGAAGTGTTGAAAAAACTGTTTGAATTAGACATCCCTGAGACGGCACGCCGGAATGCTATCAGTCGTATCATAGAGATGGATTATTTATCACGCTTATTTATCAATAAACGCTTTTTAAAAAGTGAGGATAAGCAATTATTTTATGATGCATTTGCAGAAATGGAAACAGTATTAGATAGACACCATCTCAATATTAAAGATTATCTTACTGAGGATAAATACGAAAAAGTGTATCAATTACTCAGTCAGTCCAATAAAGAAAGAGTAGTAAAACTCATTAAAATTCTTATTAAAGGTGAACGTGCACCACGTTATGTTTCAAATGGATTAGTTCACTTTTTATTACCGGAGGAGTTGAGAGAAGTTGCGCCTTTGACTGAGGATTTCTTTGCTGTTTACGGCGGAACGGAAGAAGCGGATGGCCAGTTTTACGAAGTGATTCATCTTTATAAAAAAATGGCAGCACAAATCAGTCGGGTACAGTTGGTGAAACTGAAAGACGAGGCGGCGGCAATTGATGTAGGATATCAAGTCAGAGGAGGAAAGTTGCGTATTCCAACGAAAGAACTGGAAGATGCGGATTTCAACTTTAATATTCAAATTACTTATAATCATTATCGTCCGTGCATCGTCAATATGAATTTGCCGAGTGTAAGCAAACAGCCAGCATTAAAGCGTCAGCATTTTAAAGTTGAATTTAAAGATAAACGATTTAAGGACGAAAAAAATCAAACTAAATTTGTTGATACAACTAAGTATTATGATGAAAACCCGGGCATGGTGTTCTCAGCTCAACGATTTAAAGTGTATGAAGATGTAGAGTTTCAAAAAGAAGCTGCACGTGAAATTGAAGTTGGCGAATTATTTACTGTTGAAGATATTCAGTATACAGAAAAAGGAACACCGCGGTTGGTTTTGAAAGATGGCTCATTTGTTACTGCAAATAAGAAATTTGTAACGACTATAGATGATAGACTGACGGAACAATATTTAGTAAAAGTGCCTCGAAGTGTAAAGGTATTGAAAAAATGCAAAGCTTATAACGACCGCAATTTTAAAGATGAAGCGGGTTCAAATTTTGAAGAAGGGGATATTGTGAATATCGTTAAAATTGTATTTTCTTCTAATGGCACGCCGCGTTTGAAGACAGATAAAGGTGTTTATATGACCGCTAATCGTGATTTTGTAAAATCGATAACATAG